One genomic segment of Equus przewalskii isolate Varuska chromosome 13, EquPr2, whole genome shotgun sequence includes these proteins:
- the ATOX1 gene encoding copper transport protein ATOX1 has product MPKHEFSVDMACEGCSNAVTRVLNKLGGVQFDIDLPNKKVCIDSEHSVDTLLETLGKTGKAVSYLGPK; this is encoded by the exons AAGCACGAGTTCTCCGTGGACATGGCCTGTGAAGGCTGCTCTAATGCGGTCACTCGGGTCCTCAACAAGCTGGGAG GAGTTCAGTTTGACATTGACCTGCCCAACAAGAAGGTTTGCATCGACTCTGAGCACAGCGTGGACACTCTGCTGGAGACCCTGGGGAAAACAGGAAAGGCCGTTTCCTACCTCGGCCCCAAGTAG